A region of Pseudopipra pipra isolate bDixPip1 chromosome 10, bDixPip1.hap1, whole genome shotgun sequence DNA encodes the following proteins:
- the NPPC gene encoding C-type natriuretic peptide isoform X2 — translation MGCAAGHRPQSWASRGSAAAAAAAAAGPPETAEREKEREKERSGGGGSGPREAREARAEARPRAGWARLLQDPPGRRHKGLHKKGLGKGCFGLKLDRIGAMSGLGC, via the exons ATGGGCTGCGCTGCCGGGCACCGACCCCAGTCCTGG GCGTCCCGCGGgtcggcggcggcagcagcagcggcggcggcgggtccGCCCGAGACGGCGGAGCGGGAGAAGGAGCGGGAGAAggagcggagcggcggcggcgggtcGGGCCCGCGGGAGGCGCGGGAGGCGCGGGCCGAGGCGCGGCCGCGGGCGGGCTGGGCGCGGCTGCTGCAGGACCCGCCGGGCCGCCGCCACAAGGGCCTCCACAAGAAGGGCCTGGGCAAGGGCTGCTTCGGGCTCAAGCTGGATCGCATCGGCGCCATGAGCGGCCTCGGATGCTGA